The genomic window GTTCGCGACACACCATCTTGATGGCGAGGCTTACAAGTGGTGGCTTGATATTCGTAAAGACCCTTGTGTGGATTTGTCATCGATCACTTGGAAAAGGTTCAAGGAATTATTGTTGACAACCTATTTTCCGCAAAGTGTAAAGaggcagatggaaagggatctgaGAAATCTGAGGCAGGGGGATAGGACAGTAGttgagtatgagcgagagttttCTCGACTGTTAcattgtgttccttttgtggtccGAGACGATGAGGACAAAGCCCGAATTTTCGAGGTGGGTTTGCGGCCTGCGATTTTCAGGTtagtccaggcgtcaaacctttcTACTTATAGGGAGGTGGTGAATCGGGCATTGATTGTGGA from Ananas comosus cultivar F153 linkage group 23, ASM154086v1, whole genome shotgun sequence includes these protein-coding regions:
- the LOC109727973 gene encoding uncharacterized protein LOC109727973 — encoded protein: MEKLFYDTFVEEQYRVWFATHHLDGEAYKWWLDIRKDPCVDLSSITWKRFKELLLTTYFPQSVKRQMERDLRNLRQGDRTVVEYEREFSRLLHCVPFVVRDDEDKARIFEVGLRPAIFRLVQASNLSTYREVVNRALIVEKRAEIMKEREVVDRSKGKRPVAESSGQQSFKRPPKYSRGQSG